Below is a genomic region from Hallerella porci.
GTCCTGAGCAGAACGATCAATCATACGATGATCGAACGACTTCAAGGAAATACGAATGCGTTCACCAGCCATTGTTATTCCTTACTTGATGATTTCAGTTACAGAGCCAGCGCCGACCGTACGGCCACCTTCGCGGATTGCGAAGCGGAGCTGCTGTTCCATAGCAACCGGAGCAATGAGTTCGACGTCGATAGTCACGGTGTCACCCGGAGTCACCATTTC
It encodes:
- a CDS encoding EF-Tu C-terminal domain-related protein is translated as EMVTPGDTVTIDVELIAPVAMEQQLRFAIREGGRTVGAGSVTEIIK